Proteins from one Ipomoea triloba cultivar NCNSP0323 chromosome 1, ASM357664v1 genomic window:
- the LOC116001146 gene encoding nudix hydrolase 15, mitochondrial-like gives MQLCKIPSLPVLDSDPNREMLSVLRRVSSSSFSLSVPLPKPLMDSSSSASKKKIRGTSHRLLSLARQLRLYKAPPPPGEDSDVEESSGKVVSLLGFQESVTPVSNQPERFKPKRAAVLICLFEGDSGEFRVILTKRASNLSSHSGEVALPGGKAEEGDASDAGTATREAKEEIGLDPSLVNVVTYLEPFLSKHLLRVIPVIGILTNKKEFNPTPNPAEVEAVFDAPLEMFLKDENRRSEEREWMGHNYLLHFFDYEIGDKKYLIWGLTAGILIRAASVVYQRPPAFTEQNPKFQVPKFADKDTTMT, from the exons ATGCAATTATGCAAAATCCCTTCCCTACCAGTGCTTGATTCTGATCCTAATCGTGAGATGCTTTCAGTCCTACGAAGGGTTTCATCCTCTTCCTTTTCTCTGTCGGTTCCACTCCCCAAGCCCCTCATGGATTCCTCATCATCCGCTTCCAAGAAGAAAATCCGCGGGACTTCACACAGGCTTCTGTCCTTGGCCAGGCAGTTGCGTCTCTACAAGGCTCCTCCGCCGCCGGGGGAAGATAGCGATGTGGAGGAGAGCTCAGGGAAGGTGGTTTCCCTTTTGGGATTTCAAGAATCTGTGACCCCAGTTAGCAACCAGCCTGAGAGGTTCAAACCCAAGAGAGCTGCTGTCTTGATCTGCCTCTTTGAAGGGGATTCTGGGGAGTTTCGTGTTATTCTCACCAAGAGGGCTTCCAATCTCTCCTCCCACTCTG GTGAAGTTGCATTGCCGGGAGGGAAGGCAGAAGAAGGAGATGCGAGTGATGCTGGGACCGCCACAAGGGAAGCAAAGGAGGAAATCGGACTGGATCCTTCACTCGTGAATGTTGTGACTTACCTCGAGCCGTTCTTGTCTAAG CACCTTCTCAGAGTAATTCCTGTTATCGGAATACTCACCAATAAGAAGGAATTCAATCCCACGCCTAATCCTGCTGAAGTAGAAGCGGTTTTTGATGCTCCATTAGAAATGTTTCTCAAG GACGAAAACAGAAGATCAGAAGAAAGAGAGTGGATGGGGCACAACTATTTACTTCACTTTTTTGACTATGAGATTGGTGACAAGAAGTATTTGATTTGGGGTCTAACGGCCGGGATCTTGATTAGAGCTGCATCGGTTGTGTACCAGAGGCCGCCTGCTTTTACCGAGCAAAATCCTAAGTTCCAGGTTCCTAAGTTTGCAGACAAGGATACGACAATGACTTGA
- the LOC116030514 gene encoding magnesium-chelatase subunit ChlI, chloroplastic, producing the protein MATLLGGTSSSTLAILASKPFLSSHPSKSSIFSLSPSSGLSVGKKFYGGIGLRVNKGRPQFHVSISNVATEATPAQERAKKLAASESRPVYPFSAIVGQDEMKLCLLLNVIDPKIGGVMIMGDRGTGKSTTVRSLVDLLPEIKVVAGDPFNSDPDDPEVMSVEIREKITTGEDLPVVLTKINMVDLPLGATEDRVCGTIDIEKALTEGVKAFEPGLLAKANRGILYVDEVNLLDDHLVDVLLDSAASGWNTVEREGISISHPARFILIGSGNPEEGELRPQLLDRFGMHAQVGTVRDAELRVKIVEERARFDKNPKEFRESYKAEQEKLQNQIASARNSLSSVTIDHDLRVKISKVCAELNVDGLRGDIVTNRAARALASLKGRNEVTSEDIATVIPNCLRHRLRKDPLESIDSGLLVIEKFYEVFS; encoded by the exons ATGGCTACTCTTCTTGGAGGAACTTCCTCCTCTACACTGGCAATTCTTGCTTCTAAACCTTTTTTGTCTTCTCACCCCTCCAAGTCCTCCATCTTCTCCCTCTCCCCTTCATCAG GGTTGAGTGTGGGGAAGAAGTTCTATGGAGGGATTGGGTTGCGAGTGAACAAGGGGAGGCCTCAATTCCATGTCTCAATTTCAAATGTTGCCACTGAAGCTACCCCTGCTCAAGAACGG GCTAAGAAGCTTGCAGCGAGTGAAAGCAGGCCAGTTTATCCCTTTTCTGCTATAGTAGGACAAGATGAGATGAAATTATGTCTTTTGCTCAATGTGATTGATCCAAAGATTGGAGGTGTAATGATTATGGGTGATAGGGGAACTGGGAAGTCCACTACGGTTCGATCGTTGGTAGATTTACTTCCTGAAATCAAAGTAGTTGCTGGTGATCCGTTCAATTCGGATCCAGATGATCCGGAGGTAATGAGTGTGGAAATCCGAGAGAAGATTACGACGGGTGAAGACCTTCCCGTGGTGCTGACCAAAATCAACATGGTTGACCTGCCACTAGGTGCTACCGAGGATAGGGTATGTGGGACAATCGACATTGAGAAGGCTCTCACTGAGGGTGTAAAAGCTTTTGAGCCCGGGCTTCTTGCGAAAGCTAATAGAGGAATTCTTTATGTCGATGAGGTCAATCTGTTGGACGACCATTTAGTGGATGTGCTTTTGGATTCTGCTGCCTCGGGATGGAACACGGTTGAAAGAGAGGGAATCTCGATTTCACATCCTGCTCGGTTTATTCTTATTGGCTCTGGAAATCCCGAGGAAGGAGAGCTTAGGCCACAGCTTCTCGACAGGTTTGGAATGCATGCGCAAGTGGGAACAGTCCGGGACGCAGAACTGCGAGTAAAGATCGTCGAGGAGAGAGCTCGCTTTGATAAAAATCCCAAGGAATTCCGGGAGTCTTACAAGGCCGAGCAAGAGAAGCTCCAGAACCAAATTGCCTCAGCTAGGAACTCCCTTTCTTCTGTTACAATCGACCATGATCTCCGCGTCAAAATCTCCAAGGTCTGCGCTGAATTGAACGTTGACGGATTGAGGGGTGACATAGTCACGAACCGGGCTGCAAGAGCATTGGCTTCGCTGAAAGGAAGAAACGAAGTAACTTCTGAGGATATTGCAACTGTAATCCCTAACTGCTTGAGACACAGACTCCGTAAAGATCCATTGGAGTCCATCGACTCAGGGCTACTTGTCATCGAGAAATTTTACGAGGTTTTTAGTTGA